The nucleotide sequence GCCCTCGAAGTCTCCAGCGAGCCGCACAGCGAACACCGGGTGCTGGTGTCCTTCGGAGAGATAAGAGCAACCAAAATCCCCCGTGCTTTTGCTTTGTACGCGGTGTACTTCATGACTCTCCGGTGCAGCCAGTAACCGATCCTCTGCCTCATCCTGGCCGAACCGTGCTTGTTCCTGTCCGGCCTGAAGTGCTTCAAGTTCTCGAACACAATGACCCGAGCATCCCACTCCACAGCCATGTCAACCAGCCGTTTGCTCAGGTGGTGGGCGTAATTGTCGTTTGCCGCGTGAACCTTGCGCCAGAGCTTTTTGCAGGGCCGGTGACCCTTCGGGACGATCCCCAGGCCGCTCACGTTCCGGGCAATGAGCCCCAGCAGGTGGTGGACATCCGTCGTGTTTACACGGTTAGAGTCTCAGGTAGTGGTGTAAATTTGGTCCTCCCCAATTGACGAGGAGCCACCGTGCGTGTCTACTAGAGTGTGGAAAGTAAACTAGTAGGAGGTTATGCAGCGATGGCTCCCCTTGACAGTTTCGCAGTTCTTGAGTGGATTCGCAAGATCCAGGATGAGCAACAGATCGATTTCTTGCGTGAACTGATGCAGATGTTTGCCCAGTCTCTCATCAATGCGGAGGCCACGCAAAAGATCGGTGCCAATCCTTACGAACGTACTGAGGAACGTGTAACGCACCGCAATGGCTACCGGAAACGGGAGTGGGATACTCGTCTCGGGACCCTCGAGCTGAAGATCCCAAAACTTCGCCAGGGAAGCTTTTTCCCATCGATTCTGGAGCCACGCCGCCGGGCGGAACAGGCCCTGGCCACCGTGATTCAGGAGGCCTATGTCCATGGGGTCAGCACCCGCAAGGTGGACGATGTGGTTCGGGCACTGGGGCTGGATGGCATCAGCAAAAGTGAAGTGTCTCGTTTGTGTAAGCAACTGGATGAGGACATTCAAAAGTTCAAAAATCGGCCGCTGGAGCGGGAGTACCCGTATGTCTGGCTGGACGCTACCTTCCCCAAAGTGCGGGAAGGTGGGCAGGTTCAGAGCATGGCCTTTGTGATCGCCATCGGGGTCACGAACACCGGGGAGCGTGAGGTGCTGGGGTTTGACATCGGGACCAGCGAGGACGGGGCGTTCTGGACCGAGTTTCTCAGAGGGCTGAAAGAGCGTGGACTTCGGGGAGTCAGGCTGGTCATCAGTGATGCCCACCTTGGCCTGCGGCAGGCGATTTCAGAAGTGCTGACCGGCGTTGCGTGGCAGCGGTGCAAAGTGCATACCCTCCGCAACGTCCTGAGCCAAGTGCCGAAGAAACAGCAGCCGATGGTGGCGGCGATCATCCGGACCATCTTTGCCCAGCCCACCCAGGAGGCGGCCCGAGAACAGCTGCGCCGGGTGGTGGAGGAACTGCGGGGCAAGTTCCCGAAGGCCATGCAGATCCTGGAGGCGGCGGAGGAGGACGTACCCACCTTCATGGCACTGCCTGGCGAGCACTGGCGGCAGATCTGCTCCACCAACCCGCTGGAGCGGCTTAACCGTGAGATGAGACGGCGGATGGACGTCGTCGGGATCTTCCCCAATCGGGAATCCGTGCTGCGACTGATGGGATCCATCCTGCAGGAACAACATGAGGAGTGGATGGTGTCCCGTCGGTATTTCAGCCTGGAATCGATGGCGAAACTGAAGCCGGATCAGACCCTGCTCGCGTCCGGATCCGTGCTACAGAAGTAGATCTACATCTGGAGGAGGGGCGTGTATGCCACACGCAAACCTTGGCTTTGTCCCCTAGTGGCCGACACTCGCCCGGAAGGAGCGAGGTCAAGGGTGACCGACAGGTCAAGCGCAGCGTCCCTTGACGGAGCGACGACGGGCGATAGCATTCCAGGCGGGGACAAAGACAACCCTGTCACACTCTTGACACACATGGTGATTTTACACCACTTGACGGGACACTACCTGTTACACGCCGTCAGGCCGATGTGCCTGACTTTGTGAACCGTACCGTCCTTGCCCACCAAGGCGCACACCGCCCGGTTCTTGCGGCCCAGGTTCAGGTCCACGGCCAGTACCTTCGGCCTCTTGGACCGGTAGTAGTCGGTGAACTTCATTACGTTGGACTTTTTCTCGAAGGCGGTCACCAGGTGGAAGATACCCTCTCTTTCATAAACAGTGGGCACCGTCATCTCCCACGAATCATCCAGATGGAGCTTCCTTGAATGACGGGTGGGTTCCACTTCCACGGTGATGAACCGCCAGTCGCTCCCGTCCCAGACTTTTAGCTGAATCGTGTTGGTTTCGAGCGAAAGATTCTTGAAGTCGCCTTTGTAAAAGGTGATGCCCACGTTGCCCGCCGCCGGATACTTCGGCGGGTGTTCGTCGAAAGGGATTCGTTTTTTGCCTTCGGCAACACGCCTTTCGTTTCTTTCCTGGATCCTTCCTTTTTTTCTGAGCCACCACTGATAGTTGGAATGCCAGCTCTTCGCCATGCCGATCGCCTTGGCGATAATCGCCCGGCGCAGATATGCCGGAAACTTCGGCCAAACGGCGTCGATCGGGTAAGGCGGGTCGGGATTGCCACCGAATGGTTTCCCGGTTTTCCTGTTCATTCGCGGTTCTGTCCGAACCGTCAGTCTTTCCAGCGCCCTTGTGCCGGAATTCCTGTCCCACCCGGGCAGTTTGTCGAGATTGTCATGGATCACGTCCAGGTAAAACCCCAAGACGGCCCGATAGATTTCTTCCGTCCGCCGGATCATCTCCGGAGAACCGGTGATAAATCTCCCAATACGCTGTTTGGTCGAGATTATGTTTTTGACCACTGGCATTCTCTTCACCTGCCACGGTTTTATTGTACCATTGAAGGAGATTACAAGGATTTGGCCGCCTTGACTCCCCATTAAAATGGGGAGGATGCGGCGGCTGGTTTCTCAACTCCACCCCCACCCCGTCGGCCCCCTGAAACGTCAACAGCGGGAGAAGGCCCATCACCAGGACCGAGTTCACCACTTGCTCCTTGGCCCGAACATCGGCGGTATCCGGAAAATCGTACGGCGGGCGCTGGGTGAAGATCGTCTCCCAGTCGACCAAAAACGGGTACTCCCCGCCGGCGATGAGATTTTCAAAATGGAAGTCATTGCCGTTGATGCAATAGGCCACGGCGAGCAGCGCCCCGGTCCGCCGGTAAAACCGCCGCACCGCTTCCTCGTCCGGGCAGGGTCTCGCTTCCACAAACGCCTCCCAGCCGTACCCGTCGCCCTCGAGAATCGCCACTGTGCCCAACTCCGGCCGGAACCCCTTCTCACCCAGCCAGCGGAGCAAACGCTGCACATCGAGTAGGAGGGGGCGGCTAGCCCCCGTCCTCTCACACCACCGGACATGCGGGTCCGCATCCGGCGGTTCATCAAGCCTGACGGAGCCTTCGGTAACGTTCGGTTAAACTGATTAAGCCTTGGGCCTGCCAGTAGGTGTTGCCCAGGGCTCTGTTCATCGGCCCGTGGGCCATTCGCCACGGCCCTTTGCGGGCGTTGGCGAACTCGCGCACCACCCATTCCGGCAGCCCCAGCGCGCGCAGTTCACGGTATCGCGTCCGCACCCGTTTCCACTGTTTCCAGAGACACATCCGCAGCCTCCGCCGTATCCATCCTTCGATCGCTTCAAAGGTGCTCGGCGTGTCCGCCAGGGCGAAGTATCCGATCCATCCGCCCAGGTACGTGTTCAGGCGCCGGATCCGTTCCTCCATGGCGATCGGTTGGTTCCTCGCCGTGAGTCCTCGTATCCTTGCCTTGACCCTGTCAATCGACTGCCGCGCCAGGCGGATTCGGATTTCCCCGGCTTTGGGTTTATACATGCTGAACCCCAGAAACTTGAGTTTCCACGGTCGGTCCACCGTGCTCTTCTGCTCGCCCGGCTTGAGTTTTAACTTCTCCTGCAGGAATTTCCGGACACTGGCCAGGACTCTCTCCCCCGCCCGTTTGCTTCGAATGTAGATGTTGGCATCATCCGCATACCGGACGAACTTGTGGCCCCTCTTTTCCAGTTCCTTTCCAGGTCATCCAGAAGGATATTCGCCAACAGTGGACTCGGTGGCCCGCCCTGTGGCGTCCCTTCCTCCCTTTCCATGACCACCCCGTTCACCATGATCCCTGCCTGGAGGTACCGGCGAATCACCTTGAGCACTCGTTTGTCCGTGACCTTCCGGGCTACCCGGGCCATCAGGATGTCATGATTCACCCGGTCAAAGAACTTATCCAGGTCCATGTCCACAGCCCATTCGCATCCTTCTTCCACATACTGCCTCGCCTTCTTGACCGCATCGTGGGCCCTTCTTCCGGGGCGAAACCCGTAGCTGGCCTCCGAAAATTGCGGGTCAAAGATCGGCGTCAGCACCTGCAGGAGCGCCTGCTGGATCAGGCGGTCCATCACGGTGGGGATCCCCAACATCCGCTTGCCTCCCCCGGGTTTCGGGATTTCGACCCGGCGCACGGGCTGCGGTCGGTAGGTCCCCGTGAGCAACTCTTCCCGTATGCGCGGCCATTCGGCTCGGATCTGTTCCCGGAGGTTTTCCGTGGAAATGCCGTCCACGCCGGGCGCGCCCTTGTTCTGCTCCACCCGCTTCAGGGCGGCCAGCATGTTATTCCTGGCCACCACCTTTTCCATCAGGCCGTCACCTTGGTCTCCGCGGGGTGAGGCTCCGCTTTGTGCCGGAGAAGGGCTCGGATCTCCCACAGTCCCCCGCAGCTTCACCACTTCCTCCCGTGGGCAGTCCCTGTTCAGGGTTTTCGGCTGTCTTCGTCCTTTTCGCGAACGCACCGGTCTCACCTCTGACTTGATGTTGGCCTTCCCCTGAGTTCATGACCTCCTGGGTACTATGCCCTCTGCTGACTCCTGCCGGTTCAGCCGGACCTCTCGATTCGGGTTGCCAGTTTCTCTGGCGTGTCCGACAGGCCTCCCCGGGTAAGAACGTTGACCTTCCCCCCGCGCCCGCCTCATATACTCCACCGCCCCTTGGCAGCCTTGGATTTCGCCGTGTTACGCCAGCTCATCCGAACGGCGCAGCCTCGTATGAGGTTCTTGTTCATCGGACCGTGGGTTTGCCTCCGGTTTCCTTCGGATTCCGCCTCGCAGCGGACACCCTTGCCTTTGGCTAGCAGACTCGTGCTGCCTCGCCTGCAGTGGACTTTCACCACCCAGTCAACGCCCATGCCGGGCGCACGCGAAAAGGGCCGCGGACTCTCCGCCGCGACCCTGCCTTTTGAAGTGCGAGTGTCGAATCATGAGCTCAGCCCAAGGGAGTATAGCCGCCTTCTTCACCCAGAGCCAAGGTGCTGTAGATCGGGGGACCGGGTGGGTGGCCACCCTCTTCACCCACCATGAAGGTAGTGGCGATCGGCGGGGGGTTATGACCACCTTCCTCCCCCACCATATCCGTGCTGATGGGAGGGAAAGGCGGGTTGCCTTCCTCGCCCAGCGCCATGGTCGTCACCATGGACGGATCCCCGGGGGTCATGAACAAAGGTGAAGTGGATCACCGCTGCTCCAACTGCTCAATAAACAGCCGTTTCTTGCCCATTCGCTTCACCCCTTTCAGGGCAAACTGAACATTGTAGAATTCGACCAAAACGTTCCCCTTTTGAGGGCCAAACCCACCCTTAGCAGAAGAGAATCGAGTAGCGATGGCCGAAATAAATCCAAATCGGAATGGTGATTGTCCCAGGTGTCATCGATTCGGCGTTAACATCTCCCGCTCCCTGCACGAATGCCAGATCTCCGTCGGTCAGTTCCATGAGGCTCGTCCCAGACGGATGGGCGGCAGCATCTGCTGTTCGCCGCTCCGGGTTCTTCCACGCGCGAATGATCTCCTCCCGCATCGTGTCCCTCATCCTCTCCCGATGAACGAGTTTTAAACGAACTCACCGACCAGTCATGCGGGTCGCCCCGTCAACACCGTTTAATCGTTAGAACAATCGTAACCCCGGCCACAATCCCGGCCCCCACGCCGGCACAGGCCGCAGAGCTCGCTGTCACGGTGGCGGCGGTGTAGCAAATCGGGGTGGTCTCCGCCTGCACATCACCGCCGCCGTACACCGCCAGCAGCTCTTCTTCGCTCAAACCCGCCAGGGCGTCACCCGCGGGATGAGCCACGGCCGCGGGCAGCGTATTGCGGAGAGCGGGATTTTTCCAACCCAGGATGATCGCTTCGTTCTGCACCATGATCACCTCCGAAAATTTTGACCATTAGCACTTCGCCACAGAGACCAGGACACCAATACCGGCCCCGACCAGAAAGCCGACGCCAAAAGCGCACAGCGGTGTGCTTTCGGCCTGTACATCTCCCCGGCCAATCACCTCTTGAAGGGCGATCTCATCCAATTCCGACATCGCCGCACCGGACGGGTGAGCCGCCAACGCCACGGCCGCCCTTTGCTCCGGGCTTTTCCACGCGCGAATGATCTCCTCCCGAGTCATACTCCCCCTCCTTTCCGCTTGAAGCGATGGGTCATGGACATGCCGCGGGGGGCTTGTCCATTCATGTGTATCGTAGCGGTCCAGAACCCCCAGCGGTACTTCGCAAAATGGCACATTTCTCTCTAGCGTTCAGGAAAGAGGCGCGAAACGCCGCCCATCCCATCCCCGACGGCTCCATGCCGTTCTCACCGCGGGCAATTCCCCATCTCTTCCGGGGTCAGGTCCATCCGCTCTACCTCCCTTCCCAGAGCGTGGCGGGGAACCTTCACCCCGCCCAAAATCGATTCTATAAATGAACAAATCCACCGGGTACTTCATGAATTTACGGTTTTTTCTCAGCTTTGCTATGATGGGCAATACGTTGAAGACAAAATGGCACCACACGACAACGGCGAGATTTCCGGTCCACCAGTAAGTCCAGCCAAAAACGAGGCTAATGCCCACGATCGCCACCCGGGCGAGAAGCGAGCGGTATGTACGAAAGTGCAGCGCCCCAAACACGACCGCGGTCACCAGGATGCCCAGCCAAGCGGATCCTAGGAAATCCATCGCAATTCTCTGCATTCCCGCCCGAAACAGCAGCTCTTCGGCCACTGCCGTCAGCCCCATGACCATGAGCACCTGCTAAAAGGGAAGCTTCAGAAACCGGTCTTTCTGTGCCAAGTTCACGACCCAACGATGGGGGAACATTCGGATCAGGACAACCTTTGCGCCAATCATCA is from Kyrpidia tusciae DSM 2912 and encodes:
- a CDS encoding zinc ribbon domain-containing protein encodes the protein MSGLGIVPKGHRPCKKLWRKVHAANDNYAHHLSKRLVDMAVEWDARVIVFENLKHFRPDRNKHGSARMRQRIGYWLHRRVMKYTAYKAKARGILVALISPKDTSTRCSLCGSLETSRAGNILACRNCGTVHNSHVNAAINIGMAWFIREEKRLQQKTA
- a CDS encoding mersacidin/lichenicidin family type 2 lantibiotic encodes the protein MTREEIIRAWKSPEQRAAVALAAHPSGAAMSELDEIALQEVIGRGDVQAESTPLCAFGVGFLVGAGIGVLVSVAKC
- a CDS encoding IS256 family transposase, giving the protein MAPLDSFAVLEWIRKIQDEQQIDFLRELMQMFAQSLINAEATQKIGANPYERTEERVTHRNGYRKREWDTRLGTLELKIPKLRQGSFFPSILEPRRRAEQALATVIQEAYVHGVSTRKVDDVVRALGLDGISKSEVSRLCKQLDEDIQKFKNRPLEREYPYVWLDATFPKVREGGQVQSMAFVIAIGVTNTGEREVLGFDIGTSEDGAFWTEFLRGLKERGLRGVRLVISDAHLGLRQAISEVLTGVAWQRCKVHTLRNVLSQVPKKQQPMVAAIIRTIFAQPTQEAAREQLRRVVEELRGKFPKAMQILEAAEEDVPTFMALPGEHWRQICSTNPLERLNREMRRRMDVVGIFPNRESVLRLMGSILQEQHEEWMVSRRYFSLESMAKLKPDQTLLASGSVLQK
- a CDS encoding DUF4135 domain-containing protein encodes the protein MQRLLRWLGEKGFRPELGTVAILEGDGYGWEAFVEARPCPDEEAVRRFYRRTGALLAVAYCINGNDFHFENLIAGGEYPFLVDWETIFTQRPPYDFPDTADVRAKEQVVNSVLVMGLLPLLTFQGADGVGVELRNQPPHPPHFNGESRRPNPCNLLQWYNKTVAGEENASGQKHNLDQTAYWEIYHRFSGDDPADGRNLSGRLGVLPGRDP
- a CDS encoding CPBP family intramembrane glutamic endopeptidase codes for the protein MGLTAVAEELLFRAGMQRIAMDFLGSAWLGILVTAVVFGALHFRTYRSLLARVAIVGISLVFGWTYWWTGNLAVVVWCHFVFNVLPIIAKLRKNRKFMKYPVDLFIYRIDFGRGEGSPPRSGKGGRADGPDPGRDGELPAVRTAWSRRGWDGRRFAPLS
- a CDS encoding mersacidin/lichenicidin family type 2 lantibiotic; this encodes MREEIIRAWKNPERRTADAAAHPSGTSLMELTDGDLAFVQGAGDVNAESMTPGTITIPIWIYFGHRYSILFC
- a CDS encoding lichenicidin A2 family type 2 lantibiotic, whose amino-acid sequence is MVQNEAIILGWKNPALRNTLPAAVAHPAGDALAGLSEEELLAVYGGGDVQAETTPICYTAATVTASSAACAGVGAGIVAGVTIVLTIKRC